One genomic segment of Ancylobacter sp. IITR112 includes these proteins:
- a CDS encoding DUF930 domain-containing protein — protein MPHISPAATLLLALIALPVGAASAAQARSTQDEMMKLEPSERVEQVCNTRAMGEVQRAGKGMHPDELVAYAYRDPVVKGWKIKAPGAAVRSGGTWYHIAYECETAHDGLDVTSFRYTLGAAIPTSEWGAHYLVGQ, from the coding sequence ATGCCGCACATCTCGCCCGCCGCCACGCTTCTCCTCGCGCTCATCGCCCTGCCTGTGGGGGCCGCTTCCGCAGCGCAGGCGCGCTCGACCCAGGACGAGATGATGAAGCTAGAGCCGTCGGAGCGGGTGGAGCAAGTGTGCAACACGCGGGCGATGGGCGAGGTCCAGCGCGCCGGCAAGGGCATGCACCCGGACGAACTCGTCGCCTATGCTTATCGTGATCCCGTGGTGAAGGGTTGGAAGATCAAGGCACCCGGTGCGGCGGTGCGCTCGGGCGGCACCTGGTATCACATCGCCTATGAATGCGAGACGGCGCATGACGGGCTCGACGTGACGAGCTTCCGCTACACGCTCGGCGCCGCCATCCCGACGTCGGAGTGGGGCGCCCACTATCTCGTCGGACAGTGA
- a CDS encoding heme ABC transporter permease — protein sequence MALMDLANPTRFLALSGRVLPWLSGLALATLALGFFLAFRAPADYQQGETVKIMYIHVPFAWLAMFGYSMLALSALGILVWRHPLADVAHKAMAPIGAVFAFLCLFTGSLWGRPMWGTYWVWDARLTSMLVLLLLYLGLLALRSAIEDPNQAGRAAAVLSLVGFVNVPIVKFSVDWWNTLHQPASVFRMDGPTIHSSLLWPLLICAIGFTLLMLALHMAAMRNEIYRRRLRVLEARAAAEAAYA from the coding sequence ATGGCGCTGATGGACCTTGCCAACCCCACCCGCTTTCTCGCCCTTTCCGGGCGCGTGCTGCCATGGCTGTCCGGCCTTGCGCTGGCGACGCTGGCGCTCGGCTTCTTTCTCGCCTTCCGCGCCCCGGCCGACTACCAGCAGGGCGAGACGGTGAAGATCATGTACATCCACGTGCCTTTCGCGTGGCTCGCCATGTTCGGCTATTCCATGCTGGCGCTGTCCGCCCTCGGCATTCTGGTCTGGCGCCATCCGCTGGCGGATGTGGCGCACAAGGCGATGGCGCCCATCGGCGCGGTCTTCGCCTTTCTCTGTCTGTTCACCGGCTCGCTCTGGGGCCGGCCGATGTGGGGCACCTATTGGGTATGGGACGCCCGCCTCACTTCCATGCTGGTGCTGCTGCTGCTCTATCTCGGCCTCTTGGCGCTGCGCTCGGCGATCGAGGATCCCAATCAGGCCGGGCGCGCGGCGGCGGTGCTCTCGCTGGTCGGCTTCGTCAATGTGCCCATCGTCAAATTCTCGGTCGACTGGTGGAACACGCTGCACCAGCCGGCCTCGGTGTTCCGCATGGACGGCCCGACCATCCATTCCAGCCTGCTCTGGCCGCTGCTGATCTGTGCGATCGGCTTCACCCTGCTGATGCTGGCTTTGCACATGGCGGCGATGCGCAACGAAATCTACCGCCGCCGCCTGCGCGTGCTGGAAGCGCGCGCCGCCGCCGAGGCTGCCTATGCGTGA
- the ccmD gene encoding heme exporter protein CcmD, giving the protein MLGEHGFFILSCYAMSAVALGALALWIVVDGRSVRRRLEEMDARGVRRRSAGRTEA; this is encoded by the coding sequence ATGCTCGGCGAGCACGGCTTCTTCATCCTTTCCTGCTACGCCATGAGCGCCGTCGCGCTCGGCGCCCTGGCGCTGTGGATCGTGGTCGATGGCCGCTCCGTGCGCCGCCGGCTGGAGGAGATGGACGCGCGTGGCGTACGCCGCCGCTCGGCCGGACGCACCGAGGCATGA
- a CDS encoding DsbE family thiol:disulfide interchange protein, with protein MNTPPETSPPETSPPPPAGRSGRRLLVLLPLVAFLALAGLFYGRLFSGDPSRVPSALIGRPAPTLDLPPLEGLTRDGQPVPGLTSGALKGEVTVLNVFASWCVPCRDEHPFLVELSQMPGFRLVGLNYKDDAGNARRFLGRFGNPYAAVGVDANGRTAIDWGVYGVPETFVIGKDGRIAYKFIGPLDAEGLKTRLLPEIEKAKAAAP; from the coding sequence ATGAACACCCCGCCCGAGACTTCCCCGCCCGAGACTTCGCCTCCGCCCCCAGCGGGCAGATCCGGCCGCCGGCTGCTGGTGCTGCTGCCGCTCGTCGCCTTTCTGGCTCTGGCCGGGCTGTTCTACGGCCGGCTGTTCTCCGGCGATCCCTCGCGCGTGCCGTCCGCCCTGATCGGCCGTCCGGCGCCGACGCTCGATCTGCCGCCGCTGGAAGGACTGACGCGCGACGGCCAGCCGGTGCCGGGCCTCACCTCCGGCGCGCTCAAGGGCGAGGTGACGGTGCTGAACGTGTTCGCTTCCTGGTGCGTGCCCTGCCGCGACGAGCATCCTTTCCTGGTCGAGCTGTCGCAGATGCCGGGCTTCCGTCTCGTCGGGCTGAACTACAAGGACGATGCCGGCAATGCCCGCCGCTTCCTCGGCCGCTTCGGCAACCCCTATGCGGCGGTGGGCGTCGACGCAAATGGGCGCACCGCGATCGACTGGGGCGTCTATGGCGTGCCGGAAACCTTCGTCATCGGCAAGGACGGGCGCATCGCCTATAAGTTCATCGGCCCGCTCGACGCGGAAGGCCTGAAGACGCGCCTCCTGCCGGAAATCGAGAAGGCGAAGGCGGCGGCGCCGTAG
- a CDS encoding DUF1178 family protein gives MILYRLSCEKEHSFESWFRDSAAYDAQRAQELVTCPLCGSAEVEKALMAPALGRGTRKFAVEAPAESVTPESVDVAAEAPAPVALMSEKEQQLRALLRAVRDQVVAHSVDVGDEFATRARRMHEGEEERRAIRGEADPEEVRALIEDGIEVLPLPVLPDERN, from the coding sequence ATGATCCTCTATCGCCTGTCCTGCGAGAAAGAACACAGTTTCGAAAGCTGGTTCCGCGATTCCGCCGCCTACGATGCGCAGCGTGCGCAGGAACTCGTCACTTGTCCGCTCTGCGGCTCGGCGGAGGTGGAAAAGGCGCTGATGGCGCCGGCGCTGGGGCGCGGCACCCGCAAATTCGCGGTCGAGGCGCCCGCAGAAAGCGTGACGCCCGAATCCGTCGATGTGGCGGCAGAGGCTCCCGCGCCGGTCGCGCTGATGTCGGAGAAGGAACAGCAATTGCGGGCCCTGCTGCGGGCCGTGCGCGACCAGGTCGTCGCCCATTCCGTCGATGTCGGCGACGAATTCGCCACCCGCGCCCGCCGCATGCATGAGGGCGAGGAGGAAAGGCGCGCCATTCGCGGCGAGGCGGACCCGGAGGAGGTGCGCGCGCTGATCGAGGATGGCATTGAGGTGCTGCCGCTGCCCGTGCTGCCGGACGAGCGGAACTGA
- a CDS encoding carbon-nitrogen hydrolase family protein codes for MTTSDPAVPAGTPPLGAPFRAALIQMRTAKDVAANVAAASALIRRAAAEGASYIQTPEMTGTMEENREALFRVLHAEEDDPALAAFRALAAELNVHLHIGSLAVRASEHRAANRSYLLAPDGSIAARYDKIHMFDVDLPNGDVYRESAAYRPGELAIVADLPQIRLGLTICYDLRFPALFRALAEAGAGMIAAPAAFTQSTGEAHWHILLRARAIETGCFVLAAAQGGTHENGRKTFGHSLIIDPWGTILAEGGSEPGIIAAEIDPAEVARVRGRIPSLSNGRRFELVMPADQSRLHLVSGGAA; via the coding sequence ATGACCACCTCCGACCCCGCCGTCCCTGCCGGCACTCCCCCGCTCGGTGCCCCGTTCCGCGCCGCGCTCATCCAGATGCGTACCGCCAAGGATGTCGCGGCCAATGTCGCGGCGGCTTCCGCGCTCATTCGCCGGGCGGCGGCCGAGGGGGCGAGCTACATCCAGACGCCGGAGATGACCGGCACGATGGAAGAAAACCGCGAGGCGCTGTTCAGGGTGCTGCATGCGGAAGAGGACGATCCGGCGCTGGCCGCTTTCCGGGCGCTCGCCGCCGAACTGAATGTGCATCTGCATATCGGCTCGCTCGCCGTGCGGGCGAGCGAGCATCGGGCGGCCAACCGCTCCTATCTGCTCGCCCCCGATGGCAGCATCGCCGCCCGCTACGACAAGATCCACATGTTCGATGTCGACCTGCCCAATGGCGATGTTTACCGCGAGTCCGCCGCCTACCGGCCGGGCGAACTCGCCATTGTCGCGGACCTGCCACAGATCCGGCTCGGCCTGACCATCTGCTACGATCTGCGCTTCCCGGCGCTGTTCCGTGCGCTGGCAGAGGCGGGCGCGGGGATGATCGCCGCGCCGGCCGCCTTCACCCAGTCCACCGGCGAGGCGCATTGGCATATTCTGCTGCGCGCCCGCGCCATCGAGACCGGCTGCTTCGTGCTCGCCGCGGCGCAGGGCGGCACGCATGAGAATGGCCGCAAGACCTTCGGCCACAGCCTCATCATCGACCCCTGGGGCACGATTCTCGCCGAAGGCGGCAGCGAACCCGGCATCATCGCCGCCGAGATCGACCCTGCCGAGGTTGCCAGGGTGCGCGGGCGGATTCCGTCGCTGTCGAACGGGCGGCGCTTCGAACTGGTGATGCCGGCCGACCAGAGCCGGCTGCACCTCGTCTCCGGTGGCGCGGCATGA
- the grxC gene encoding glutaredoxin 3 — translation MAKIEIYTTSTCPYCHAAKTLLGRKGVDYAEVNVTGDPVARSAMSNRANGRTSVPQIFIDGRHVGGCDDLYALEEAGELDALLAS, via the coding sequence ATGGCGAAGATCGAGATTTACACCACCTCAACCTGTCCCTATTGCCATGCCGCCAAGACGCTGCTCGGGCGCAAGGGTGTCGACTATGCCGAGGTCAATGTCACCGGCGACCCGGTGGCGCGCTCGGCCATGTCGAACCGTGCCAATGGGCGCACCAGCGTGCCGCAGATCTTCATCGACGGACGGCATGTCGGCGGTTGCGACGATCTTTACGCGCTTGAGGAGGCCGGCGAACTCGACGCGCTTCTGGCAAGCTGA
- a CDS encoding ComF family protein, with protein MQPLSREPTVDEEALPPARAARLRALAGRLWGGLVDVALPPVCMACRAAVDTPGCLCGTCWSRLAFIAPPLCDRLGTPLPYGFGEGPLISPAARDAPPAYGRARAVAAFGEVARDLIHALKYADRLDIAPPMGRMMARAGADILADAQALIPVPLHRGRLWRRRFNQSAALAGVIGRATGLPVRAEWLERRRATRPQVGLDRAARARNVQGAFAVPEMAKGELRGRRLVLVDDVLTTGATIDACVKALLRAGAGQVDVLVFARVADGGDAPIS; from the coding sequence TTGCAACCGCTGAGCCGCGAACCGACCGTCGACGAGGAGGCGCTGCCGCCGGCGCGGGCGGCGCGGCTGCGCGCGCTGGCGGGGCGGCTGTGGGGCGGGCTGGTCGATGTGGCGCTGCCGCCGGTGTGCATGGCTTGCCGGGCGGCGGTGGACACACCGGGGTGCCTGTGCGGGACATGCTGGAGCCGGCTCGCCTTCATCGCGCCGCCCCTTTGCGACCGGCTGGGCACGCCGTTGCCCTATGGCTTTGGCGAGGGGCCGCTGATTTCCCCCGCTGCCCGGGATGCGCCGCCCGCCTATGGCCGGGCGCGGGCGGTGGCTGCCTTTGGCGAGGTGGCACGCGATCTCATCCACGCGCTGAAATATGCCGACCGGCTGGATATCGCCCCGCCCATGGGGCGGATGATGGCGCGCGCCGGGGCGGATATATTGGCCGATGCGCAGGCGCTCATTCCCGTGCCGCTGCATCGCGGGCGGCTGTGGCGGCGGCGGTTCAACCAGTCGGCGGCCCTGGCGGGGGTGATCGGCCGCGCGACCGGGCTCCCGGTGCGGGCGGAATGGCTGGAGCGCCGGCGCGCGACGCGCCCGCAGGTGGGGCTCGACCGGGCGGCGCGGGCGCGCAATGTGCAGGGTGCGTTCGCCGTGCCGGAGATGGCAAAGGGCGAGCTCCGGGGCCGGCGCCTGGTACTTGTGGACGATGTGCTCACGACAGGGGCGACGATCGACGCCTGCGTCAAGGCGCTGCTGCGCGCCGGGGCGGGTCAGGTGGACGTTCTGGTATTCGCGCGGGTTGCTGATGGGGGTGACGCGCCCATATCATGA
- a CDS encoding methyltransferase domain-containing protein yields MSADPTAPSPQRVFDPLALALRRRRAQKLGPETFLLDRVAEDLVDRLSAVKRRFDTVADLGTPTRALRDALADTGMVGSYHAFGPQERADVDAVIDPEILPFAPASLDLVVSALALQSINDLPGVLAQTRRALKPDGLMLAGFLGGSTLAELREAFAIAESDTLGGISPRVAPFVELRDLGGLLQRAGLALPVTDVDRVVVRYGDPLALLHDLRRMGAANPLADRRRAPLLKKTLVRLFEVYAERFADPDGRLRATFEIVWVSGWAPHESQQKPLRPGSAKTRLADALNVPEGKLPGGG; encoded by the coding sequence ATGTCCGCTGACCCCACCGCCCCCTCGCCGCAGCGCGTGTTCGATCCCCTGGCGCTGGCCCTGCGCCGCCGCCGGGCGCAGAAGCTCGGCCCGGAGACCTTCCTGCTCGACCGGGTGGCGGAAGACCTGGTGGACCGCCTCAGCGCGGTCAAGCGGCGCTTCGATACGGTGGCCGATCTCGGCACCCCGACCCGCGCGCTGCGCGATGCGCTGGCGGACACCGGCATGGTGGGGAGCTATCACGCCTTCGGCCCGCAGGAACGGGCGGATGTCGATGCCGTCATCGACCCGGAAATCCTGCCCTTCGCGCCGGCCTCGCTCGATCTCGTGGTCTCCGCCCTCGCCCTGCAGAGTATCAACGACCTGCCCGGCGTGCTGGCGCAGACCCGCCGGGCGCTGAAGCCCGACGGGCTAATGCTCGCCGGCTTCCTCGGCGGCAGCACGCTGGCCGAATTGCGCGAGGCCTTCGCCATTGCCGAGAGCGACACGCTGGGCGGCATCTCGCCGCGTGTCGCGCCCTTTGTCGAACTGCGCGATCTCGGCGGCCTGCTGCAGCGCGCCGGCCTCGCCTTGCCCGTCACCGATGTCGACCGCGTGGTGGTGCGCTATGGCGACCCGCTGGCGCTGCTGCACGATCTGCGCCGCATGGGCGCGGCCAACCCCCTGGCCGATCGGCGCCGCGCGCCGCTGCTGAAGAAGACGCTGGTGCGGCTGTTCGAGGTCTATGCCGAACGCTTCGCCGATCCGGACGGGCGCCTGCGCGCCACCTTCGAGATCGTGTGGGTTTCCGGCTGGGCGCCGCACGAAAGCCAGCAGAAGCCGCTCCGGCCCGGTTCCGCCAAGACAAGGCTGGCGGACGCGCTCAATGTGCCGGAAGGCAAGCTGCCCGGGGGCGGGTAG
- the mutT gene encoding 8-oxo-dGTP diphosphatase MutT, with protein MKLVLVAAAALIDADGRVLLTERPAGKQLAGLWEFPGGKVEPGERPEECLIRELAEELGITVREPCLAPLSFASHTYESFQLLMPLWVCRRWDGQVQGREGQRLAWVKPGRLRDYPMPPADEPLIPVLLDLLGPGR; from the coding sequence ATGAAACTCGTTCTCGTCGCCGCTGCGGCGCTCATCGACGCCGATGGCCGCGTGCTGCTGACCGAACGTCCGGCGGGCAAGCAACTCGCCGGGTTGTGGGAGTTTCCCGGTGGCAAGGTGGAGCCCGGCGAGCGGCCGGAGGAGTGCCTGATCCGGGAACTCGCCGAGGAACTCGGCATCACGGTGCGGGAGCCGTGCCTCGCCCCGCTCAGCTTCGCCAGCCATACCTATGAGAGCTTTCAACTGCTGATGCCGCTGTGGGTCTGCCGGCGGTGGGACGGGCAGGTGCAGGGCCGCGAAGGCCAGCGCCTCGCCTGGGTGAAGCCGGGCCGGCTGCGCGATTATCCCATGCCGCCGGCGGACGAGCCGCTGATCCCGGTGCTGCTCGACCTGCTGGGGCCGGGGCGCTAG
- the argJ gene encoding bifunctional glutamate N-acetyltransferase/amino-acid acetyltransferase ArgJ codes for MAHAAPVSPLAPTVTPDVGPVAGVRFATAEAGIRYKGRTDVLLLTLDEGTTVAGVFTRSKCPSAPVEWCRANLAHGTARALVVNSGNANAFTGAKGRESTALTAKIAAKALGCREEEIYLASTGVIGEPLDASKFEGVLEETATRLAPLPWIEPAKAIMTTDTFPKLATAKVKIDGVEVTIAGIAKGAGMIAPDMATMLSFVFTDAAIAAPALQALLFKGVVDSFNAVTIDGDTSTSDTLMLFATGASGAPQITDAKDPRLARFRKALTGVLADLAEQVARDGEGARKLVKIHVTGATSKRSARRIAMSIANSPLVKTAVAGEDANWGRIVMAVGKAGEPAERDRLSISFGGIRVAHEGARDPAYDEAEVSAYMKNDVIDIAVDLGLGRGADRVMTCDLTKEYVAINGDYRS; via the coding sequence ATGGCCCACGCCGCTCCCGTGTCTCCGCTTGCTCCCACCGTCACGCCAGATGTCGGCCCCGTCGCCGGGGTGCGGTTTGCTACCGCCGAGGCGGGTATCCGCTATAAGGGCCGCACAGATGTGCTGCTGCTGACGCTGGACGAAGGCACAACGGTGGCCGGCGTGTTCACCCGGTCCAAATGCCCCTCGGCGCCGGTCGAGTGGTGCCGCGCCAATCTCGCTCACGGCACGGCGCGGGCGCTGGTGGTGAATTCCGGCAATGCCAACGCCTTCACCGGCGCCAAGGGCCGGGAATCGACCGCGCTGACCGCCAAAATCGCGGCCAAGGCGCTCGGCTGCCGCGAGGAGGAAATCTATCTCGCCTCCACCGGAGTGATCGGCGAGCCGCTCGATGCCAGCAAATTCGAGGGTGTGCTGGAAGAGACGGCGACACGGCTTGCGCCCTTGCCGTGGATCGAGCCGGCCAAGGCGATCATGACCACCGACACCTTCCCCAAGCTCGCGACCGCCAAGGTCAAGATCGACGGCGTGGAGGTGACCATCGCCGGCATCGCCAAGGGCGCGGGCATGATCGCGCCGGACATGGCGACCATGCTCTCCTTCGTCTTCACCGATGCCGCCATCGCGGCGCCGGCGCTGCAGGCCCTGCTCTTCAAGGGCGTGGTCGACAGTTTCAACGCCGTCACAATCGACGGCGACACTTCCACCTCGGACACGCTGATGCTGTTCGCCACCGGCGCCTCCGGTGCGCCGCAGATCACCGATGCGAAGGACCCGCGCCTCGCCCGCTTCCGCAAGGCGCTCACCGGCGTGCTGGCTGACCTTGCCGAGCAGGTGGCGCGCGATGGCGAGGGTGCGCGCAAGCTGGTGAAGATCCATGTCACCGGCGCCACCTCCAAGCGCTCCGCCCGGCGCATCGCCATGTCGATCGCCAATTCGCCGCTGGTGAAGACGGCGGTGGCCGGCGAGGACGCCAATTGGGGCCGCATCGTCATGGCGGTGGGCAAGGCCGGCGAGCCAGCGGAGCGCGACCGGCTCTCCATCTCCTTCGGCGGCATCCGCGTGGCGCATGAAGGCGCGCGCGATCCGGCCTATGACGAGGCGGAAGTCTCCGCCTATATGAAGAACGACGTGATCGACATCGCCGTCGATCTCGGCCTCGGCCGGGGCGCCGACCGGGTTATGACCTGCGACCTCACAAAGGAATATGTCGCCATCAACGGCGATTACCGTTCGTGA
- a CDS encoding TetR/AcrR family transcriptional regulator yields the protein MVSATARLRTRQPSAHPERRGSAGPRRSKAAAEAILEAAEAVLAEKGYAGFTIEQVARRAGAGKPTIYRWWSGKPALLIEIYARQPLDLSGIDTGSLEGDLVLALGRLIAFWRGTAAGEAFAALLVEAQADPAGLEMLRAFHAERSYPLADLFARAARRGELAEQFDTSAGLDLVSGYVWGRLLLRRLEDDPSSLAAVARLIARGSLRR from the coding sequence ATGGTTTCTGCGACCGCCCGCCTGCGGACCCGGCAGCCCTCCGCCCACCCCGAGCGTCGCGGTTCGGCCGGGCCGCGCCGCAGCAAGGCCGCCGCCGAGGCCATTTTGGAGGCGGCCGAAGCGGTGCTGGCGGAGAAGGGCTATGCCGGCTTCACCATCGAGCAGGTGGCGCGCCGTGCCGGCGCCGGCAAGCCGACCATCTATCGCTGGTGGAGCGGCAAGCCAGCGCTGCTGATCGAGATTTATGCCCGTCAGCCGCTCGATCTCTCCGGCATAGATACAGGCTCGCTTGAGGGCGATCTCGTGCTCGCCCTGGGCCGCCTGATCGCTTTCTGGCGCGGGACAGCGGCGGGTGAAGCCTTCGCCGCGCTTCTAGTTGAGGCCCAGGCCGATCCTGCCGGCCTCGAAATGCTGCGGGCCTTCCATGCCGAGCGTAGCTACCCGCTCGCCGATCTTTTCGCCCGCGCCGCCCGGCGCGGCGAGTTGGCGGAGCAGTTCGACACCAGCGCCGGCCTCGACCTCGTCAGCGGCTATGTCTGGGGACGCCTGCTGCTGCGGCGGCTGGAAGACGACCCCTCCAGCCTCGCCGCCGTTGCCCGGCTCATCGCCCGCGGCAGCCTGCGACGCTGA